In Bacillus sp. KH172YL63, one genomic interval encodes:
- the floA gene encoding flotillin-like protein FloA (flotillin-like protein involved in membrane lipid rafts), translating into MGPSTILLLVAIVVGIIVLAVLFTFVPVMLWISAIAAGVRISIFTLVGMRLRRVIPSRVINPLIKAHKAGITVTINQLESHYLAGGNVDRVVNALIAAHRANIELTFERCAAIDLAGRDVLEAVQMSVNPKVIETPFIAGVAMDGIEVKAKARITVRANIDRLVGGAGEETIVARVGEGIVSTIGSSTNHKKVLENPDLISQTVLSKGLDAGTAFEILSIDIADVDIGKNIGAELQTEQAEADKNIAQAKAEERRAMAVANEQEMKARVEEMRAKVVEAEAEVPLAMAEALRSGNIGVMDYMNIKNIDADTDMRGSIGKLTGDNNDPKNPKDQ; encoded by the coding sequence ATAGGACCAAGCACCATTTTATTGCTCGTTGCCATTGTAGTGGGCATCATCGTATTAGCTGTTCTATTTACATTTGTACCGGTCATGCTGTGGATTTCAGCGATTGCGGCCGGTGTCAGAATCTCCATCTTCACATTGGTGGGGATGAGGTTGAGAAGGGTTATCCCAAGCAGGGTCATCAACCCATTGATCAAAGCCCATAAAGCAGGGATCACTGTCACAATCAACCAGCTTGAAAGTCACTATCTTGCAGGTGGTAATGTCGACCGGGTGGTTAACGCCTTGATCGCTGCCCATCGTGCAAATATTGAACTGACATTCGAACGCTGTGCTGCAATTGACCTTGCAGGCCGTGACGTGCTTGAAGCAGTTCAGATGAGTGTAAACCCGAAAGTCATTGAAACACCATTCATCGCCGGTGTCGCGATGGACGGGATCGAAGTGAAAGCGAAAGCCCGCATCACCGTACGTGCAAACATCGACCGCCTTGTCGGGGGAGCCGGTGAAGAAACGATCGTTGCCCGTGTAGGGGAAGGGATTGTTTCAACGATCGGTTCATCAACCAACCACAAGAAAGTGTTGGAAAACCCTGACTTGATTTCACAAACAGTCCTTTCTAAAGGACTGGATGCCGGTACTGCGTTTGAAATCCTCTCCATCGATATCGCCGACGTTGATATCGGCAAGAATATCGGAGCGGAACTTCAGACGGAACAGGCAGAAGCAGATAAAAACATCGCACAGGCAAAAGCGGAAGAAAGAAGAGCGATGGCGGTTGCGAATGAACAGGAAATGAAAGCCCGCGTCGAAGAAATGAGAGCGAAAGTAGTGGAAGCAGAAGCAGAAGTACCGCTTGCCATGGCAGAAGCTTTACGATCAGGCAATATCGGTGTGATGGACTATATGAACATTAAGAACATCGATGCAGATACAGATATGAGAGGCTCGATTGGGAAATTGACCGGGGATAACAATGATCCGAAGAACCCTAAAGATCAGTAA
- the era gene encoding GTPase Era, whose protein sequence is MNNTGSQTGYKSGFISIIGRPNVGKSTFLNRVIGQKIAIMSDKPQTTRNKVQGVYTTDDAQMIFIDTPGIHKPKHKLGDFMMKIAQNTLKEVDVILFMVNVAEGLGKGDHFIIEKLKGVKTPVFLILNKIDQIHPDELLPMIKEYNDLFPFAATVPISALEGNNVDNLLQLLKDQLPEGPQFYPADQITDHPERFIVSELIREKVLHMTREEIPHSIAVMIDKMEKKQDKDLINVIATIVVERDSQKGIVIGKQGSMLKEVGKRARLDIENLLGTKVYLELWVKVQKDWRNRASNLRDFGFSDDEY, encoded by the coding sequence ATGAATAATACAGGCAGCCAAACAGGATACAAATCAGGCTTCATCTCGATCATAGGGCGTCCGAACGTAGGGAAATCCACGTTCTTGAACCGTGTCATCGGTCAAAAGATTGCGATTATGAGTGATAAGCCCCAGACAACCCGTAACAAAGTCCAGGGAGTCTACACGACAGATGATGCCCAAATGATCTTCATCGACACTCCCGGCATTCACAAACCGAAGCATAAACTCGGAGACTTCATGATGAAGATTGCACAGAACACGTTGAAAGAAGTGGACGTCATCTTATTCATGGTCAACGTCGCAGAAGGTTTAGGAAAAGGGGACCACTTCATCATCGAGAAGCTGAAAGGTGTCAAAACACCGGTCTTCCTGATCCTGAATAAAATTGACCAGATCCATCCCGATGAATTGCTGCCAATGATCAAGGAGTACAATGACTTATTTCCTTTCGCGGCAACGGTTCCGATTTCCGCTCTCGAAGGAAACAATGTCGACAATCTCCTTCAATTATTGAAAGACCAATTACCGGAAGGGCCTCAATTCTACCCTGCCGACCAAATCACGGATCATCCGGAACGTTTTATTGTATCTGAACTCATCCGTGAGAAGGTCCTGCACATGACAAGGGAAGAAATTCCCCACAGCATCGCCGTCATGATCGATAAAATGGAGAAGAAACAAGACAAAGACCTGATCAACGTCATCGCCACGATCGTAGTGGAAAGAGATTCTCAAAAGGGGATTGTTATCGGTAAGCAGGGATCCATGCTGAAAGAAGTCGGCAAACGGGCCCGTCTTGACATCGAGAACCTTTTGGGGACAAAAGTATACCTTGAACTGTGGGTGAAGGTGCAGAAGGATTGGCGCAATCGTGCATCCAACCTGCGTGACTTCGGCTTCAGCGACGATGAATATTAA
- a CDS encoding cytidine deaminase: MNAEQLIQEAKLAREKAYVPYSKFKVGAALLSKDGKVYHGCNIENAAYSMCNCAERTALFKAYSEGDTDYTMIAVVADTARPVPPCGACRQVISELCPSEMKVVLTNLKGDVEELTVGELLPGAFSPEDLNE; this comes from the coding sequence ATGAATGCAGAACAATTGATACAAGAAGCCAAACTAGCGAGAGAAAAAGCATACGTACCTTATAGTAAATTCAAGGTGGGAGCGGCTCTTCTGTCAAAGGACGGTAAAGTCTATCACGGATGCAATATTGAGAATGCAGCATACAGCATGTGTAACTGTGCTGAACGTACTGCCCTTTTCAAAGCATATTCCGAGGGTGATACGGATTACACGATGATTGCGGTTGTAGCAGACACTGCAAGACCGGTTCCGCCGTGCGGTGCGTGCCGTCAGGTTATTTCTGAACTGTGCCCGTCTGAGATGAAGGTCGTATTGACCAACCTCAAGGGGGACGTGGAAGAATTGACCGTTGGGGAACTATTGCCAGGGGCTTTTTCACCGGAGGATTTAAATGAATAA
- the yqfD gene encoding sporulation protein YqfD, producing MKNQWFTFLRGKVFVKMEGKAVERVINQLLRAGIAIWNVKRAGTETITFYLSLEDVHNFRRAVRASQCKVTFLRGQGVPFLFKRSLKNSGFVIGGLAFFVLVFLLSNMVWGIQVKGASPQTEHSIRKELEEMGVSTGKMQFSLPDVETIQRELSYRMDNITWVGVELRGTTFHFQVVEKNAPEPSESTGIQHIVAKKKAIITEMFVEEGDPQVNVNDYVSKGQLLVSGLIGNEDDPQGVPAKAKILGETWYKSTVELPLKSRFAVFSGNEKRKHYVGIGSFNVPIWGFGNPDYKDSVMEENQKNLRFLKWELPVHYIDRSIKEKEDVERAYSKDEAILAAKKLAKSNLESSLPEDAEIQGEKILQEKVENGKVRVTIHYKVIENIAVGQPIIQGD from the coding sequence TTGAAGAATCAATGGTTTACCTTTTTAAGGGGAAAAGTATTTGTGAAAATGGAAGGCAAAGCAGTGGAGCGGGTCATCAACCAATTACTCAGGGCGGGTATTGCGATATGGAACGTAAAAAGGGCAGGCACCGAAACGATCACTTTTTACTTATCCTTAGAAGATGTACATAACTTCCGAAGAGCCGTCAGGGCATCTCAGTGCAAAGTGACATTTCTAAGAGGTCAAGGGGTCCCGTTCTTATTTAAACGGTCTTTGAAGAACTCAGGATTCGTGATAGGTGGACTGGCTTTCTTTGTCCTCGTATTCCTTTTGTCAAACATGGTGTGGGGCATCCAGGTCAAAGGGGCGTCTCCCCAGACTGAGCATAGCATAAGGAAAGAGCTGGAGGAGATGGGTGTATCGACAGGAAAGATGCAATTCTCCCTTCCGGATGTGGAGACCATTCAACGGGAGCTGTCGTACAGGATGGATAATATCACCTGGGTCGGTGTGGAATTGCGGGGGACAACCTTTCATTTCCAAGTGGTCGAAAAGAACGCTCCGGAACCCTCAGAGTCAACAGGCATCCAACATATCGTGGCTAAAAAGAAGGCAATCATCACCGAGATGTTCGTTGAAGAAGGGGATCCCCAGGTGAATGTGAATGATTATGTAAGCAAGGGGCAGCTCCTCGTGTCAGGCCTCATCGGAAACGAGGATGATCCACAAGGGGTGCCTGCAAAAGCGAAGATCCTGGGGGAAACCTGGTACAAATCGACCGTTGAGCTGCCGCTTAAATCACGATTTGCTGTGTTCAGCGGTAATGAAAAAAGGAAACATTATGTGGGGATAGGTTCTTTCAACGTGCCGATTTGGGGCTTTGGAAATCCTGACTATAAAGATTCCGTCATGGAAGAAAACCAGAAGAATCTTCGCTTCCTTAAATGGGAGTTGCCGGTCCATTATATTGACCGAAGCATCAAAGAAAAAGAAGATGTGGAAAGAGCCTATTCGAAAGATGAGGCAATCCTTGCAGCGAAAAAACTTGCGAAAAGTAATCTTGAATCGTCACTGCCAGAGGATGCGGAAATCCAGGGTGAAAAAATTTTGCAAGAAAAGGTCGAGAATGGTAAAGTTAGGGTAACCATTCATTACAAAGTTATTGAAAATATCGCTGTAGGACAACCAATTATCCAAGGAGACTAA
- the ybeY gene encoding rRNA maturation RNase YbeY: MTLLIDFIDETEKLSDEHMELVQNILNFAAEKENIEAESEVSVTFVTNERIQEINREYREKDQPTDVISFALEELGEDEVEIIGEGIPRVLGDIIISTDRAEEQAEEYNHSFTRELGFLALHGFLHLLGYDHMEEEDEKEMFQRQKDILDEYGLKRD; encoded by the coding sequence ATGACACTATTAATCGACTTTATCGATGAAACAGAAAAATTATCCGATGAGCATATGGAGCTGGTTCAAAACATCTTGAACTTTGCAGCAGAGAAAGAGAATATCGAAGCTGAAAGTGAAGTGTCTGTCACATTTGTGACGAACGAACGGATCCAGGAAATCAACCGTGAATACAGAGAAAAAGACCAACCGACCGACGTCATTTCATTCGCCCTCGAAGAATTGGGAGAGGACGAAGTGGAAATCATCGGAGAAGGGATCCCCCGTGTCCTGGGGGACATCATCATATCAACTGACAGGGCAGAGGAGCAGGCGGAAGAATACAATCATTCCTTCACACGTGAACTGGGCTTCCTCGCCCTTCATGGATTCCTTCATTTGCTGGGTTATGATCACATGGAAGAAGAGGATGAGAAAGAAATGTTCCAGAGACAAAAGGACATCCTGGATGAATATGGACTCAAAAGAGACTAG
- the yqfC gene encoding sporulation protein YqfC produces MAKSLLQQVRTWMTQKMDLPEDVMMDLPRVTMIGQIHIYIENHRGLLTFTDREVRLLLKQGQLLIKGEQFVIKMILPEEILLQGKIVEVVYLEQ; encoded by the coding sequence ATGGCGAAAAGCTTACTGCAGCAGGTGCGAACATGGATGACACAGAAGATGGATTTACCTGAAGATGTCATGATGGACCTTCCTCGCGTCACAATGATTGGACAAATTCATATCTATATAGAAAACCACCGTGGTCTGTTGACGTTCACAGATCGGGAGGTGCGGCTTCTGCTTAAACAAGGACAGCTGTTGATAAAGGGTGAACAATTTGTCATCAAGATGATTCTTCCAGAAGAAATTCTCCTTCAAGGCAAGATTGTAGAAGTGGTCTATTTAGAACAATAG
- a CDS encoding HD family phosphohydrolase, which produces MQTHPFLLKIRNFLSYRLFTNLLFVLLGIIVFGVLYGNVKPKTLDINLYEEAPTTIRAPKKFIDEEATTKKKQEAKAEVADVYTPKEGAIDNSLSLLRSLMESVSEVKKETAAGDGDAEELKPSQTPDINEQLKRLKDKLPKEKNNSVTNSLSDDILTSLLTATEDDLSRLETIVSSQMKIIMEDGVKEEDLNEAKLNLEQRITNYSFNGDLSNAAVKLGKISIEPTQFYDAEKTNELKKLAEANVQNVEIIEGGVIVQDGELITPKKYSILKSLGMVENALSFKPLVGLGLFVLVLISSLYYFFYTLQVTEERKQNYLILTSIVFVISLLIMKIVGLIDQMEINDIAFIFPAAFTGMILRILLNERIAMMMVFILAACSSIVFHQQFSGSIDMEIAIYTLFSGVSGILFLVSRNQRSNILRAGIYVALVNVLILGFLILLSGTSYTTSEYVYYLVFALVSGIGSSILTIGFLPFFEAGFGILSSMRLVELSSPTQPLLKKLLTDAPGTYHHSVMVANLAEAACESIGANGLLARVGCYYHDVGKSKRPHFFIENQLNMGNPHDRVSPETSRDVIISHASDGAEMLRKHKLPKEIVDIAEQHHGTTLLKFFYYKAKEQGKDVKEEDYRYPGPKPQSREAAIISIADSVEAAVRSKKSPTQAEIQQLVHSIVQDRLQDGQFNECDISLKQLETVKRTLCETLNGIFHPRIEYPELQAKGE; this is translated from the coding sequence ATGCAAACGCACCCATTTCTTCTTAAAATCAGAAATTTTCTCAGTTATCGGCTATTTACCAATCTTTTATTTGTTCTCCTAGGAATCATCGTTTTCGGGGTGTTGTACGGGAACGTAAAGCCGAAAACACTGGATATCAATCTGTACGAGGAGGCGCCTACCACGATCCGGGCCCCGAAGAAATTCATAGATGAAGAGGCTACGACCAAGAAAAAGCAGGAAGCAAAGGCTGAGGTGGCAGATGTCTATACCCCGAAAGAAGGGGCGATTGACAACTCCCTGTCGTTGCTCCGCTCGTTGATGGAAAGCGTTAGTGAAGTGAAAAAGGAAACTGCTGCCGGCGACGGGGACGCAGAGGAATTAAAGCCTTCCCAGACGCCTGACATCAACGAACAATTGAAGCGATTGAAAGATAAATTGCCGAAAGAAAAAAATAACAGTGTAACGAACAGCCTCAGTGATGACATATTAACCTCCCTTCTCACGGCGACAGAAGACGATTTGTCCCGCCTGGAAACAATTGTTTCCAGTCAGATGAAAATCATCATGGAAGACGGGGTCAAAGAAGAGGATCTGAATGAAGCGAAATTGAATCTCGAGCAAAGGATCACCAACTACTCCTTTAACGGCGACCTGTCGAATGCGGCCGTGAAGCTTGGGAAGATATCGATCGAACCGACCCAGTTTTATGATGCAGAAAAAACCAATGAGTTAAAAAAGCTGGCAGAAGCCAATGTGCAGAATGTGGAAATCATAGAAGGGGGCGTCATCGTTCAGGATGGTGAATTGATCACCCCTAAGAAATACAGCATCCTCAAATCCCTTGGCATGGTAGAAAATGCACTTTCCTTTAAGCCGCTAGTCGGACTCGGACTTTTTGTCCTTGTGCTGATCAGCTCACTGTACTACTTCTTCTACACGCTTCAAGTGACCGAGGAACGGAAACAAAATTATTTAATATTAACAAGCATCGTCTTTGTCATCTCACTATTGATCATGAAGATCGTGGGCTTGATCGATCAGATGGAAATCAATGATATTGCATTCATCTTTCCGGCAGCGTTCACTGGAATGATCTTACGGATCCTATTGAATGAGCGGATCGCAATGATGATGGTGTTCATCCTTGCAGCGTGTTCGAGCATCGTGTTTCACCAGCAGTTCTCCGGTTCAATTGATATGGAAATTGCCATCTACACGTTATTCAGCGGGGTTTCAGGGATCCTGTTCCTCGTAAGCCGCAATCAAAGGTCGAATATCCTTCGTGCGGGTATTTACGTAGCCCTTGTAAACGTCCTGATACTTGGGTTTCTCATCCTCTTAAGCGGCACTTCGTATACGACGAGTGAATATGTGTATTATCTCGTGTTCGCCTTAGTGTCGGGGATCGGCTCATCCATCTTGACGATCGGGTTTCTTCCGTTCTTCGAAGCAGGATTCGGGATCCTATCATCCATGAGGCTTGTGGAGCTTTCAAGCCCGACACAGCCGCTGCTCAAAAAGCTGTTGACCGATGCACCGGGTACGTATCATCACAGTGTCATGGTGGCGAATCTTGCGGAAGCCGCCTGTGAATCGATTGGGGCAAACGGTCTGCTTGCGAGGGTCGGATGCTATTATCATGATGTCGGAAAGTCAAAGCGGCCACACTTCTTCATCGAGAATCAACTCAACATGGGGAATCCCCATGATCGGGTATCGCCTGAAACGAGCAGGGATGTTATTATTAGTCATGCCTCAGATGGTGCCGAAATGCTCCGGAAGCATAAGCTGCCAAAGGAAATCGTCGACATCGCGGAACAGCATCACGGCACGACCCTATTGAAATTCTTCTATTATAAAGCGAAGGAACAAGGGAAAGATGTGAAAGAAGAGGATTACCGTTATCCCGGTCCGAAGCCACAGAGCAGGGAAGCGGCGATCATCAGCATCGCTGACAGCGTAGAAGCTGCCGTCAGATCGAAGAAATCTCCGACTCAAGCCGAGATTCAACAACTTGTCCATTCAATCGTGCAGGACCGCTTGCAGGACGGTCAGTTTAATGAATGTGATATATCATTAAAGCAATTAGAGACGGTGAAAAGGACGCTATGTGAAACGCTGAACGGGATCTTCCATCCGAGGATTGAATACCCTGAACTTCAAGCAAAAGGAGAATAA
- a CDS encoding GatB/YqeY domain-containing protein has translation MSLLNRLNDDMKQAMKNKEKEKLSVIRMLKASLQNEAIKHGKQELSEDEELTVLSREVKQRKDSLQEFRNAGREDLVEKIQAELTYVEIYMPKQLSEEEVSAIVQETVAEVGATSKADMGKVMGAIMPKLKGKADGALVNKLVLQHLS, from the coding sequence ATGAGTCTTCTCAATCGTTTAAATGATGATATGAAACAAGCGATGAAAAATAAAGAAAAAGAGAAGCTGTCTGTTATCCGTATGCTTAAGGCTTCACTTCAAAATGAAGCAATTAAACATGGGAAACAGGAACTCTCTGAAGACGAAGAGTTGACTGTCCTTTCTCGAGAAGTGAAGCAACGGAAAGACTCCCTCCAGGAATTTCGCAACGCCGGTCGCGAAGACCTCGTTGAAAAAATTCAAGCAGAACTGACTTACGTCGAAATATATATGCCTAAGCAGCTTTCAGAAGAAGAGGTCTCAGCTATCGTCCAGGAAACTGTAGCTGAGGTTGGTGCTACTTCTAAAGCCGACATGGGTAAAGTGATGGGAGCTATCATGCCTAAATTAAAAGGGAAAGCCGATGGGGCTCTCGTCAACAAACTTGTTCTTCAACATTTATCATAA
- a CDS encoding PhoH family protein, which yields MSDEILMKLQLENPNEAIALFGVSDSHLKLIEQELHVSIVTRGEELLVSGKDEDVRLALDISDRLVAVIRKGITIGQRDVHYAIEMGRQGTLEYFTDLYNEEITKNAKGKSIRVKTLGQRQYIQSIKKHDMVFGIGPAGTGKTYLAVVMAVHALKNGQVKKIILTRPAVEAGESLGFLPGDLKEKVDPYLRPLYDALHDVLGAEHTARLIERGTIEIAPLAYMRGRTLDDAFVILDEAQNTTKAQMKMFLTRLGFDSKMIITGDRSQVDLPRGSESGLITSERILKDVKGVSFIYLDQADVVRHPLVAKIIDAYEKIDM from the coding sequence ATGTCAGATGAAATCTTAATGAAATTACAACTTGAAAACCCTAACGAAGCCATCGCTTTGTTTGGCGTTTCAGATTCTCACCTAAAATTAATCGAACAGGAATTACACGTTTCAATCGTAACAAGAGGCGAAGAATTGCTGGTTTCAGGTAAAGATGAAGATGTAAGGCTCGCTCTTGATATTTCTGATCGACTTGTAGCCGTGATCCGAAAAGGCATCACAATTGGCCAAAGGGATGTCCATTATGCCATTGAAATGGGCCGGCAGGGAACACTTGAATATTTTACAGACTTGTATAATGAAGAAATCACGAAAAATGCCAAAGGCAAATCCATCAGGGTAAAAACCCTTGGGCAGCGACAGTATATCCAATCGATCAAAAAGCACGATATGGTGTTCGGAATCGGTCCTGCTGGTACAGGAAAGACGTATCTAGCGGTAGTGATGGCAGTGCATGCCCTGAAGAATGGACAGGTAAAGAAAATCATCCTGACGAGACCGGCTGTTGAAGCAGGTGAAAGTCTTGGATTCCTGCCTGGTGATCTGAAGGAAAAGGTTGATCCATACCTAAGACCTCTTTACGACGCTTTGCATGATGTGCTCGGAGCAGAGCATACGGCCCGCCTGATTGAAAGGGGCACAATCGAGATCGCTCCCCTTGCATATATGAGGGGCCGGACATTGGACGATGCATTCGTCATCCTTGATGAGGCGCAGAATACAACGAAGGCTCAGATGAAGATGTTCCTGACGCGACTCGGATTTGATTCGAAGATGATCATAACCGGAGACCGCTCCCAGGTGGACTTACCGAGAGGAAGCGAATCAGGCTTGATTACTTCAGAAAGAATATTAAAAGATGTCAAAGGCGTATCGTTCATTTATCTTGATCAGGCGGATGTCGTCCGTCATCCACTGGTCGCGAAAATCATCGATGCTTATGAAAAGATAGATATGTAG
- a CDS encoding diacylglycerol kinase → MNMDSKETRFGFPRFFKSFGYAAQGIRSVWKTEQNFRIHSFVGAAVFMTAFLLSVSVLEWAILIILVFMVLALETMNTAIEKAVDLTSEEYHPLAKAAKDLASAAVLLFAVCTALVGAIIFLPKLLDLLH, encoded by the coding sequence ATGAATATGGACTCAAAAGAGACTAGGTTCGGTTTTCCGCGCTTCTTTAAGTCTTTCGGATATGCAGCACAAGGCATCCGTTCGGTATGGAAGACAGAGCAGAATTTCAGGATCCATTCATTTGTTGGGGCAGCGGTCTTCATGACGGCTTTTCTCCTTTCGGTCTCCGTATTGGAATGGGCCATCCTCATCATCCTCGTATTCATGGTGCTGGCACTGGAAACAATGAACACCGCCATTGAAAAGGCAGTCGACCTGACGAGTGAGGAATATCATCCATTGGCGAAGGCTGCGAAGGACCTGGCTTCTGCTGCTGTCTTGCTCTTCGCCGTATGCACAGCTCTCGTCGGTGCGATCATCTTCCTCCCGAAGCTGCTTGATCTGCTTCATTAA
- the recO gene encoding DNA repair protein RecO — translation MLQKCEGIVIRTNHYGESNKVVTIYTREFGKIGLMARGAKKPNSRLSAISQLFTYGYFVFIKGSGLGTLQQGEMAESLRHVREDLFKTAYATYIVDLLDKSTEDRKPNPFLFELLYKTLSYLNEDYDPEILMHIFEMKMLPVMGLYPHLNGCAVCGETDGEFSFSFKENGFICHRCLNEDPHHLPISQGTVKLLRLFYYFDINRLGNISVKDETKLQLKRVIRTYYDENSGLTLKSRRFLDQMDNMKDLF, via the coding sequence ATGCTACAGAAGTGTGAAGGAATCGTCATTCGAACGAATCACTACGGTGAATCGAATAAAGTTGTCACCATATATACACGGGAATTTGGAAAGATTGGATTGATGGCTAGAGGGGCGAAAAAACCTAATAGCCGTCTATCCGCCATTTCACAATTGTTTACATATGGGTATTTCGTTTTTATTAAAGGAAGCGGCCTCGGCACCCTTCAACAGGGAGAAATGGCCGAATCGCTCAGACATGTAAGGGAAGACTTGTTCAAGACGGCCTATGCGACATACATCGTCGACCTCCTCGATAAATCGACGGAGGACCGCAAGCCGAACCCATTCCTGTTTGAATTATTATATAAAACCCTTTCCTACCTAAATGAAGACTATGATCCCGAAATCCTGATGCATATATTCGAAATGAAGATGCTCCCCGTCATGGGGCTCTATCCTCATCTCAATGGATGTGCAGTTTGCGGGGAGACCGATGGCGAATTCTCCTTCTCATTCAAAGAAAATGGATTCATCTGTCATCGCTGTCTAAATGAAGATCCTCATCATCTTCCGATATCCCAGGGCACTGTAAAACTGCTCAGGCTCTTTTATTATTTCGATATCAACCGCCTCGGAAACATATCGGTGAAAGATGAAACAAAACTTCAATTGAAGCGGGTAATCAGGACTTATTACGATGAAAACTCAGGTCTAACCCTAAAATCCAGAAGATTCCTTGATCAAATGGATAACATGAAGGACTTATTCTAA
- a CDS encoding YqzL family protein: MLDLTWKFFSQTGSIDTYLLFKELEKETTEDPFSFEEEIAEVDFPLT; this comes from the coding sequence ATGTTAGACTTAACTTGGAAGTTTTTTTCGCAAACGGGAAGCATCGACACCTATTTGCTTTTCAAAGAGCTTGAGAAGGAGACGACAGAAGATCCGTTCAGCTTTGAGGAAGAAATAGCGGAAGTTGATTTTCCTTTAACGTGA
- a CDS encoding NfeD family protein codes for MLLLGFSFLQPLISSAENPERVYVIPIQKEVERGLHAFLERAITDAEEHNADLIIFDIDTPGGLVDAAGDIGQLLDGIDTRTVAFVNNHALSAGAFISLHADEIYMVPNGQIGAAAVIDQAGNAADKKAQSFWLSAMKSAAESNGRDPLYALAMADDTIEIPELGIDKGELLTLGSKEAKEIGYSEGTVKNLDGLYKELGVKKSSVNTVEETFAEKLARFITNPVVVPILLSLASIGLIVELYSPGFGIAGSIGLVSLVLFFYGHLVAGLAGYETILLFIIGVLLIVAEFFLPGGIAGALGIGAILASIMLAGGDVVQMGISLLIAILIAVATVIIFVKVFGKKMKFFKKIILNDSTSTENGYVSNVNRLDLIGREGVTKTPLRPSGTVIVDDERIDAVTEGGFIKANERVKIVKVEGSRIVVRDIS; via the coding sequence ATGTTGTTGTTGGGATTCAGTTTCCTGCAGCCTCTCATCAGTTCTGCTGAGAATCCTGAAAGGGTATACGTCATCCCGATACAAAAAGAAGTTGAAAGAGGGCTTCATGCGTTCTTGGAAAGAGCGATCACAGATGCAGAAGAACATAACGCAGATTTGATCATCTTTGATATCGATACGCCAGGGGGGCTGGTGGATGCGGCCGGCGATATCGGTCAGCTCCTTGACGGAATCGATACGAGGACGGTTGCCTTTGTAAACAACCATGCATTATCTGCCGGTGCATTCATCTCCCTTCACGCAGATGAAATCTATATGGTGCCAAACGGTCAGATAGGGGCAGCGGCGGTGATTGACCAGGCAGGAAATGCCGCTGACAAGAAAGCACAAAGCTTCTGGCTTTCTGCCATGAAAAGTGCGGCTGAATCCAATGGAAGGGATCCGCTGTATGCACTCGCGATGGCAGATGACACCATTGAAATCCCAGAGCTTGGAATCGACAAAGGAGAGCTTTTGACGCTCGGATCGAAAGAAGCGAAGGAGATAGGGTATTCTGAAGGTACCGTGAAGAACTTAGATGGATTATACAAAGAGCTTGGTGTAAAGAAGTCTTCTGTGAATACAGTGGAAGAGACCTTTGCTGAAAAGCTCGCCCGTTTCATCACTAACCCTGTCGTTGTACCGATCCTTCTTTCGCTGGCAAGCATCGGGCTGATAGTGGAGTTATATTCACCAGGGTTTGGGATTGCCGGTTCTATCGGTCTCGTTTCTCTTGTATTATTTTTTTATGGACACTTGGTTGCTGGGCTCGCAGGATATGAAACCATCCTTCTGTTCATCATTGGGGTCCTCCTCATAGTGGCGGAATTCTTCCTCCCTGGCGGCATTGCCGGTGCACTTGGGATCGGAGCCATCCTGGCAAGTATCATGCTGGCCGGAGGAGACGTGGTGCAAATGGGGATTTCCCTCCTCATCGCTATCCTGATAGCCGTCGCGACAGTGATTATCTTTGTAAAGGTGTTTGGTAAAAAGATGAAATTTTTTAAGAAAATCATATTAAATGATTCAACAAGCACTGAAAACGGTTATGTTTCAAACGTCAACCGACTGGATCTCATTGGGAGGGAAGGTGTGACGAAAACGCCTTTAAGGCCATCGGGAACAGTCATCGTGGATGATGAAAGAATTGATGCTGTTACAGAGGGAGGCTTTATTAAAGCCAACGAAAGAGTTAAGATTGTTAAGGTGGAAGGATCACGTATTGTAGTAAGAGACATTTCATAA